In Dehalococcoidia bacterium, the sequence GCCCTGCACGTACGCCTGCACCAGCGGGTCGGCGCGGTAGTCGAGCGCGGCGGGCAGGCCGGCCAGCTCGTGCACGCGGTTCACCAGCAGCTTGTTCAACCGCACGGTGCTCTGCTTGAGCGCGATGATCTTCCTCGCCATCTGCTCGGCCTCGGCCAGCAGCCGCTCGGCCGGCACCACGCGGTTGACCAGGCCGAGCCGCCGCGCCTCGTACGCGTCATACATCTCACCGAGCAGCAGCAGTTCCTTCGCCTGCTTCGGACCGGTAAGGAAGGGCGAGATCAGGATCGGCGGGCCGAAGCCGTGGCGGATCTGGATCTCGCCGAACTTCGCGTCGGCGGCCGCGATCGTCAGGTCGCAGATGCCGGCCAGCTCGCAGCCCTGGCCGACGGCGTGTCCCTGCACGGCGGCGATCACCGGCTTGGGCAGGCGCCAGATCGCCATGCAGATCTCCATGGCGCCGGGTGAAGGCAGGCCGTCTTCCGACGGCGTGGACTGGATATCGCCGCCGGCACAGAAGGAGCGGCCGGCGCCGTGCAGGATGACGACCTTGACCGCATCCTCGCGCTCCGCCCACTCCAGCGCGGCCATCAGCCGGCGGCGCAGCGACCAGTCGATCGCGTTGAGCACAACGGGGCGGTTGAGCGTTACCCAGCCGATGCCGTCTTGTTCGCGGAAGAGCACATCGTCGGCTGAAGGCGGCGGCACCGGGATGCCGTCTGGGGTCATGCGCATGGTCGCTCTCCTGCGACTGGCCTCCAGCGTGCGGCGGGGTGGTAGGCCGTCTGCTTGCAGGGTGACGGAAAGCGCTACGAGGGGGAAGGGCCGAGGCGGGCCGGCTGCTGTCGTAGCCGAGCGGCGTGCGCTGTCCAGGCTCGCCGATCCAGGGCCGGCTGCGTGCAGGTCGCGTCATGTCGGAGTCCATCGGCTTCACCGCTGCTTGTGTGAACATTGCATTAAACGTGCAAATAGCCGGCCGGCGGTATCGTGCTACGGGGTAGGCGCGGGCGATAATAGTGGTGGCGCAAGCCGCGCCGACCCGTCGCGGCGGTCATCAGTCCCGAGAGAGGCACGTCATGGCGCTGAACAAGTTCTTTGTGGAGTACGACGAGGACGCGGGGCAGCTCGGTCTGCAAGACGCGGAAGTCGGTCCGCTGGGTTATGCCTACGACTACCAGGATGCCTACCGCCGCGCCAAGCAGCTCGTGCGCGACGTCAACGTTGTGCGCGTGCGCGTGGTGCGCCGCGCCAAAGGCAAGCCGGAAGAGATCGTGGCCGAGGTCACGGACTAACGGGCACCGGGCCCGTGGCGGTGGACCAGTGTGCGCCACACCGCGACCGTGTCGACCATTGCATACTGACGGAAGCCCGGCTGCACGCCGGGCTTTCGCTGTGTTTGGCGCCCTACCGAGCCGGCGTCTTGGCACCGTGACCTGGTTCGCGGCGCCCCCTGGCGCTGGGCTGAGCGCGCTAGATCCTAGCTCAAGGATGATCGCGTGCGCACGGTACAGTTCATCAATCTCACCCGCGGCACCACCATGGGGCGCGAGATCGGCGTGGCCAACAACCCCTGGACGCGCTTTGTGGGGCTGATGGGCAAGGGCAGCCTGGCGGAGGGCCGCGGCCTGCACATCGCGCCGTGCTCGTCGGTGCACATGTTCTTCATGCGCATCGCGCTGGATGTGGTCTACCTGGATGCGGGCATGCGCGTGGTCAAGACGGCGCCGAACCTGAAGCCGTGGCGGATCTCCTTCGGCGCGAAGGGCGCGAAGTCGGTGCTGGAGCTGCCAGTGGGCACGATCCGGCGCTCGCGTACCGAGCCCGGCGACCAGCTTGGCTCCGGCTCGCTGGCGCAGTAGCGCCGCTGGCCCCCATCCCCCGGTTCATCCCTTGGCCCCCAATCCCAGGGGAAGGGGAGATCTACCGCGGGAGGGTTGGGGCTGAAGGCGCGGCGTAGAGCCCCCCTCTCCCAGGATTGGGAGAGGGGCGGGGGGTGAGGGCACACGTGGCTCAGGCGCGACGCAGCGCGAGCGCGGCCGTTGCCGCGGAGGCGCCGGCACGGCGCCCGAAGACGGCGCCGGACATCAGCCCCGCGCCGCCGGGATAGTTGTGATAAAAAAGGCCGCCCACCAACTCGCCGCAGGCGTAGAGGCCGGGCAAGGGCCGGTCCTCCGTGTCCAGCGCCTGCGCCGTTGCCGAGTCGATGCGCAGGCCGCCGAAGGTGAAGGTGATGCCGCAGGTGACGGCGAAGCCGGTGTAGGGCGGCGAATCGAGCCGCTGCGCCCAGTTGCTCTTCGGCGGCGCAATGCCGCGCGTGCCTTTGCCGTCGAGCACGGCGGGGTTAAAGGCGCCATCCTGCACGGCGGCGTTGTACTCGTCCACGGTGCGCTCCAGCCCCTCGCGCTCGATGCCCAGCGCCTCGGCCAGGCCGCCGATCGTGTCCGACGTCGCCTTGGTCGCGCGGGCGATGCGGTACTCATCGCGCAGGATGTCCATCACCTTGCCGTCGAAGAGTTGGAAAGCGGTCCGCTGCGGCTGGCCGAGGATGGCGCGGCCGTACTTCACATAGGTGTAGTTGCGGAAGTCGGCGCCCTCGTCCACGAAGCGCCTGCCGTCGAGATTGACGATGATGCCCAGCGGGTAGCTGTGCTTCTGGAAGAGATCGCCGACCTTCAGGTCGCCGAAGGGCGGCGCGTTCAGATCCCAGGCGACGGAATGGCAGCCGGACCAGTGGCCGAAGGGCTGCGCCCCCGCCTCGAGCGCCATGCGGATCGCGTCGCCGGTGTTGTAGCGGGTGCCGCGCACCTTGGCCAGCTCCCAGCCCTGACCCAGATAGCGCGTGCGCCACTCCGGGTTCGCCTCGAAGCCGCCGGCGCCCAGCACCACGGCGCCCGCCGCGATCTCCTCGCTGCCATCCGGCCCGAAGACGCGCAGGCCGGTGATGCGGCCCTGCCGGTCCTGCAGCAAGCCGGTGGCCTTCGTGCCGTAGCGAACCGCCACGCCGGTCTGCTCGCAGAGGCCGAACTCCTGGTCGGAAAGCCCCTGACCGCCGCCGACCGCCTCCATCACCAGGCCGCCCCAGAAGCGCAGCTTGCCTTCGACCCGGTACGCCTGGCGGCCGTACATCAGCACCCAGCGCACGCCCGTCTGCTGCAGCCAGCGCACGGTGGCCTGGCTCTCGTTCACCAGCGTTTCAACCAGGCCCGGATCGGCCAGCCCCTCGGTGACGCGCATCAGGTCGTCGTAGTACTGGGCGCGGGGATAGCTGCCGACCTCGATGCCGGCGGTCTCGTCGTCGGAAAGGTCGGGCAGCAGCGGGCGAAGCTGCTCGAAGCCGTCGTAGGCGAAGCGGAAGCCGCCGGCGGTGAAGGCGGTGTTGCCGCCGCGCAGGTGGCGCGGCGCCTTCTCCAGCACCAGGACGTTGGCGCCGTGCTCGCGCGCGGAGAGCGCCGCGCACAGCGCCGCGTTGCCGGCGCCGACAACGATCACGTCGTAGCCCTGGCCCTGTTCCGCCTGAGACACGGTCGCCTGCGCCGAAGTCATCGCTTCCGCCTCCGCGCGGCATGTTGCCGCCGCCCCCAGCTTAGCGCGATGCATGCCATGTCGCAGCGCCGCGTGCCGCGATTCGGCGCTTCAGGCAGATCCGGCAAGAGACCGCTCAGCCCGCGTCGCGCCGCGCGGCCAGCACCATGCCTTCGGAGCGGGCGCCGTAGGGCAGCGCTTCGTCGTAGGCGCACCAGGCGCCGGCCAGGCGCAGATCGGCGCGCGCCAGCAGCGCCGCGGCCTCGTCCAGGCAATAGTGCCGCCGCCGACGTACAAACCGCTCCACGCGGCCATCCGCGTGCCGATGCATGCGCACGCTGGTGCCGGTGCCCGTCGCCGCATCGAAGGTGATCGTCTCTTCGATCGTCTCATCGTTCTCGCGGCGCGTGGCCGCCTGGCAGGGCGGGAGCACGGGCGGGCAGTCCGTGGTGCCGAAGAGCAGCGCGCCGCCGGGCCGCAGCGCCGCGGCGACGCGCTGCAGAGCCGCGAGATTTTCCGCCTCCGTCTCGCCGGAGAGCAGGCAGTCGTCGTAGAAGGCGCAGACCGCATCGAAGCGGCCGAGGTCGGGCAGCCGGCGCACGCTGCCCTGCACGAAGGCGACGGCCAGGCCGGCCGCGGCGGCGCGTTCGCGTCCCAACGCCACGAGGTCCGGCGAGAGATCGAAGGCGGTGACATCGTAGCCGCGCCGCGCCAGCTCCACGCTGGTGCGGCCCCAGCCCGCGGCGAGGTCGAGCACGCGCAAGCCCGTCCGCAGGCCGAGCACGCGCTCGGCGAAGTCGATATCCGGCGCCGGCTCGTGGCAGACGCCGGCCTGGCCGCCGGCGCGTAGCCGCCGCGCCCAGCGCCGCGTGAGCGCGAGGTACCAGGCTTCGTTGGCGGTGTACTGCTCAGACGCGCAATGAGGATCCAGGCCGCTGCCTCAGACGCCGCGCACGTATGGCCGTGCGGCGGGCATGCGTGGGCCGGCGCCGCGGCCCGACGTGCTCCACCGTACGGCTTGCCGCGCAGTTGGCGCCAGCCGGCAAACGATCATTGAGCGTGTGAGCAGACCGGGTGTGAGGGGACACTCGCCCGGGCGCCGCGGCCTCAGCGTGCGGCGAGGCGATCCACCGCCTCGACCAGATGTTCGAGCTCGAACGGCTTGCTGAGCACGGCGTCGGCGCTGCCGGCTGTCTCGCGCTCCAGGCCCGGCATCGCGCTGAGCAGCATCACCCGCGTATCGAGGTGCAGGGCATCGACGCGCCGCAGCAGCTCCCGGCCGTCCATGCCGGGCAGGCGCACGTCGAGCAGCAACACGTCCGGCGCCTGCTCGCCCACGCGGTCCAGCGCCTGCTGGCCGTTGCCGGCGGTGGTTACCCGGTGCCCTTCGAGCTCGAGCACCAGCTGCACGAGCCGGCGGATGGTTGGCTCGTCGTCGACGATCAGTACGTTCGCCATGCACGTTCTCCGGCGGTGGCTCCGCCCGCCACCGGCGCTTTGGCGCATCGTACCGGCGCTTCATTAGAGGACGGTTAGGAGAGGACGGCTAGGAACGGATGACGGTTCGCAGAAGCCGGCCGCTGCCGCGCGGGATGGACGTGCCGGGCCGAGAACCGGCGCTCGCCGATCTCGGCCCCGGCACATCCGCCGCTGCTCGGCTGCCCGCGGCGATCAGCCGCCGTACTTGACGCCGACCTCGTCCAGTGTCAGCAGCTTCGCCTCGTGCTTGAGGCCGGCGTTGGTGACCTCGCCCACCATGCAGCTATGGTCGCCGCTGTCCACTTCGCCGACGATGCGGCCCTCGACCCAGGCGGGGGCGCTGCTGATGATCGGGGCGCCGGTCTCGGCCGTCTCGAACGGCTGGCCGCTGATCGCGTTGCCCTCGACCTTGGCCGGGCGGAAGAAGGCGAAGGCCACGTCCTTCTGCCCGCTTTCCAAAAACGAGAGGGCGAAGGTCTTGGCGCTCTTGAGCTGGCTGTAGAGGTGGCTGTCCTTCTTCACGCCCATCGCGACGAGGGGCGGCTTGAAGGAGCACTGCGTCACCCAGTTGACGGTGCCGGCGTTGAGATCGTCGCCGTCCTTCACACCCAGCACGTACAGCCCGTAGGGGATCATCAGCAGCGTGGTCTTCTTCGCGGCCTCGGCGCGCTCGTCCATCTCTCGTCTCCTCGCCGCGGTGCGGCATGTGGTTTTGCATCCGCAGGCGAGTATAGCGCGGCGGTGGCAATCACGGCGTCGCCCGCGCGGTCGAGCGCGCACTGCTCGCCTCAATCAACAGAGCGTCCCACTCGGGCCGCAGGGGTCGCACGCCGAGATCGCGGATCAGCAGCCGGAGGACTTCCGCGCTGCTCACCCAGCCCGTTGGAATCTGTGCCGTGGCGAATGACGGACGGCGCAGCAACGCCGAGCCGAGGTGCAGATGCGGAGAGGCGGAATTCGGCACGTCGGGATGCAGATGAAAGGCCAGGAACTCGCTGCGCGCATCCGGTGAGCGCAAGGCGTAGTCATAGCCGGTAAGCTGCACGCGCCAACGTGCCGATACGTGTGCCTCACGCTGCTCGACGAACGTGTACCACTCACGCGCCTCCAGAGCCAGCGCCGGCGATGTGCCGGGCAGAGAGACCTGATCACCGCGGGCGAGCACCAACAGCGCCGGCTCGCTCGACGGATGATAGCCGCCAGGTCGCACGACCTCGCGCATCACGCACGAAAAGGCACGCTGCAAGGTTGCAGCATACGCAGCAATCGCCCCGGCCGGCGTCCTACCGAACAAGGGGCAGGAGCATGTAGACGCTGATGATCGCCGGCGTGTCCGGATTCTCGAACTCGCCCGCATCCCACTTGCGAATGAACTCGGCAGCGCTCAGGCCCGGGTTCTTCTGCGCCTGCTCTTCAAGGATCTGCCAGCCCTCTTCACGCGAAATGAACTCCGGCTTCGGCTTCGCCGGCCGTGCCTTACTCGATCGCGTCCTGGTCGTCATCGCTGCCCTCGGCGCGGCGCCGCGTCGCGTCCGCATCCATCTTCGCACACGCTGGGTCGGTGCCGTATTCGCCGGCGTCCTGATCGCGGCCTCTTGCCTCAGCGCCCGCGCAGCCGCGGGTCCAGCTCGTCGCGCAGGGCATCGCCCGCGAGGTTAAAGCCAAGCACTGCGACCGTGATCGCGGCGCCAGAGAACAGCGACTCCCACGGATGCAGGTCGAGCCCGTTCCGTCCGGCCTCGACCATCTTGCCCCATGTAGTCACGCCTTGCGGGCCAAGTCCAAGGAACGAGAGCGCGGCTTCGGCGAGGATGTAGGCGCCGATACCGATGGAGAACAGGATCAGGACCACCGCAACCACGTTCGGCAGCACGTGCTGCAGCATCAGGCGAATGTCGGCGGCGCCGCACGAGCGGGCGGCTTCGATGAAGGGCTGTTGCCTGATGCTGAGCACGGCCGAGCGCACCACACGCACCGAAGTCGCCCAGCCGAGGAAGCCGAGCGCCGCGATCGTCACCCACAGAGGCGGAGTCTTGAACACCTGGACGATGAGCAAGAGCAGCACCAGCGCTGGAAACGCCTGCACGCCGTCCACGACGCGCTGGAAGATCAGGTCAACCAGTCCGCCGAAGTAGCCGGAAATGACACCACAGACCGTGCCCGTCGTGACCGCGATTAGCGAGGCGAAGATCCCGATCAGCGCCGCAAGCCGGGCGCCAACAATGATACGTGCGTAGATATCGCGTCCGAACGCGTCCGTACCGAGCCAGTGCTTGCCATTGGGCGACTGGAAGCGCTCCGTCACGAACTCCGACACGTCGTTTGCGTTCTTCCCCGCCTGCAACTGGGCGAGCACGTTGCCGCTGCCGCTCGGCGCGGCCTGATAGTTTGGATTGCGCACGACGAACTGACGATTGTCATCGTACCGTTGCAGGAGCGGGGAAAGGATCGCGGCAACCAGCACCACGATCACGAGCACGACGCCGAATGCGCCCAACTTCCGTTTACGCATGAAGCGCGCGGTTCGAACCACCGCACGGCGACCAGCCGGTAGGTCACGCACCGAAGCGGGGATGAACTCTGGTAAGGCCGCGGCCGCTTCTGCTCTCGCCATGGCCACCCTTCCCATCCCTCCGTCCGCGCCGCCAACATTCGCTGGAGCTACGTATAGCGGATGCGCGGATCGAACCAGGCGTACATAATGTCAACCAGCAGGTTCACTGTCACCACAACGAATGCGATAATGATCACCGTGCCCTGAAACGGTGGATAGTCGCGATTCGTGATGGTATAGAGCAGATAGTTGCCAACGCCGCGAATGCCAAACATGTTTTCGAGGATGATCTGACCGCCGATAATGCTCGACACGGTCAGGCCCATGACGGTCAGCACCGGGATCATGGCGTTTTTCAGGGCGTGACGCAGGATTACGCCGTTCGGAGCGATCCCCTTAGCGCGGGCCGTACGCACGTAATCCATGCGCAGCACTTCGAGCATCTGCGAGCGGAGCAGGCGCATGACGCCGGCACCGCCGGCGATGCCGCCCGCGATCGCCGGGATCAGATACTTGAAGAACGCGGCCTTCGGGTCGGTCCAGAAGTGCGGGCTCTTGACGATCTCGATCGTGAACAGGTGGTACTTGAGCGTAACGAACGTCATCACGATCGCGATGAAGAACACGGGCGTGGCTACCGAGAGAATCGAAAAACTGCGCAGCACATAGTCTGCCCAGGTATCCTGTCTCACGGCGCTGATGATACCCACCGGAATCGCCACACCAAACGACAGCAGCGCGATCAGCGTGCCCAGCTCAAGCGTGAACGGGACGCGCTCACCCAGTTCCGTCCAGGTCGTGCGCCGCGTCTCGAAGGACTTGCCCAGATTGCCCCGAGCGAGTTGGCCAAGGTAGGTAAAGTACTGTTGCCATTTCGGCTGATCAAGACCGAGCTCGTGCCTCGCTTGCTTGATCGCTACCGGGTTGTTGGCACTCAGCTCCAGGTTGGCTCCGAGCCGCTCGTTCACGTAGTCGCCTTTCAGCAGGCGCACGGCGAAGAATACGAGCGTGGCAACGATCCAGAGCACCAGGAGGTTCAGCAGCAGCCGACGAGCGATGTATCGACCCACGGTCCGCCTCGCACACTCGTACAGATGTCCTGCTGCCGGGCGAGGCCGGGAGGAGGGTCTCCTCCTCCCAGACGAGCATGTCCCTACAGCGATGCTGGCGGACGCCCCTGATACGACGGATCCTTAGTATCGATCCAGTTGTATCTGGCCAGCAGGTGGCCCGCGAAGATGTTGTAGCCGGCGCCCGGCTTGCCGGCACTGGCCTGCGCCTTTAGCAGCGGGTGGTAGTAGCTCCAGTAGGCGGTGCGGCTGATGTAGTTGTACAGCGTGATGTTGCCGAACATGGCGTTGGCCATGATCACGTCCTGGATCGAGCGTACGGCCGCAACCGCTTGCTTCAGATCGACGAGCGTGGCCGCCTTGTCGATCTGGTCGTCGAGGTTCGGATCGCCCGGCAACAGCCCCACCTTGTTGTAATTCGTGCTGCCTTTGGTGTGGTAGGAGTTGCGCAGATCATTGCGCGGATCAGGTGAGTTGACCTGGCCGATCCAGCCGAACCAGTGCGGGAACTTGCCGTTGCCCAGGTTGGGGATAATGTCCTTGTTGTAATCGCTCTGGCTCGATTTGAATTGCGAGACGCCGAGATTGTCGTTGAGCATCTTGGTGATGATCTGCGGCGTGTCGGGCCAGTTGGCCAGCCAGGTCACCGGCACGGTGATGTCCACGTCGCCGAGCCCCGGTCCGCCGCCGGCATTCCACAGGTCGCGCGCCTCCTTGAGCTCCTGGTTGCGGTCGCTGCGGTAGCCAGGCAGCTTGCCCAGCTCTTCCGGCGGGATGGCGAAGCCTTCCTGGATCCAGGTTACGATGCCGCTGTTCTGGCCGAGGCCCTGGTGGAAGGTCTGGATCAGCTTCTGGCGGTCGGCCGCCTGATTCATTGCTTTGACCAGGCGAACGTCCTTGAACTGTGTGTTCCGATTGATAATCAGCGCAACCGTATTGCCCACGCCGGTCAAGACCTCGGTCATCGCGCCCTTGTTCTGATCGATCACGGCCTTGGTCTGGCTCGGATCGGGGCTTCCCCAGCTCTCGACCTGCTTCTGGAGGAACGCCGCACGGTAGGCGACGGGATCCTCGAAGATGAGCGGGGCGACCCAGCCATCGAGCAAGGGCTCGTTCGGCTTGAAGTAGTCGGGATTGCGCTTGAACTTCACCTCCTGGCCGGCGCGGAGCTGCACACAGATGAATGGCCCCGTGCCAACCATCGCTTCCTCGGTCAGCGTGCGGTGCGTCGCCTCGAACTTCTCGGTCGTCTCCTTGTTTGGGAGGGTGCTGAAGTATGCCGCGAGGCGGTCGAGGAATGTGCCGTTGGGCGCGGCCAGCGTGAGCTTCACGGTGAAGTCGTCTGGCGTCTCGAGTTTGCTGATCGTCTTGTAAAAGACCTGGCGCGTGAAACCGCCGTCACTGCCGTCGAGCAGCTTGCCGTTCGCCTGGCGCTCGATGTGCCAGCGCACGTCCGCGCTGGTAAACGGCCGGCTGATCGGCGCCTGCCACTTCACGTTCTTACGCAGGCTGAAGATGTAGGTGGCGGCGTCCGGCGCCTCGAACTTCTCCGACAGGTCCGGCTCGAGCGTGCCCTGGTCCGGGTTCGAGTACATCACCAGCTTGTTGTAGAGATAGTTCGAGGTCCACAGCGTTGGGTCGCCGAGCGCCCGGTGCACATCGGTCGAGTCGAAGACGTTCGGAATCTGCGCCCGCAGGATGCCGCCCTTCTGACCCACGGGGGTAGCCGGCACCGCGCCGGCCGTCGGGCTGGCGGACTGTGTTGCTGAGGCGGCGGCCGTCGCGCCGCTGCTCGCCGCGGTCGGTGCAGAGGCAGCCGCCGTTGTGGCCGCCTTCGTCGCAACGGCGGCCGTTTTGTTGTTGCCGCCTCCACACGCTGCAAGGAGTGCCGCTGCAGCCGCCGAGGACGCGCCTGCAGCCATGAGCCGGCGGCGGCGAAGGGGCCGGCTCCAATACCCGGACAGGCCCTGCGACATACCCTCACTCCTCCCTTTGCGACCGATCCGGCAGAGCAAGAACTCTGCGGCGCGCAAGGCCGGGCGCACAAGAGCCGGCCTTGCGGCGCAGTATAGGCGCGTCAGGATCCGAAGTAAACCATTCTCTTCGCCATCCGTATAGAGACAGCGTGGCTGAGGGATCCATCGCTCTTGATGGCGCGCTGTCGTGGAGGGACGCTTCAGACTTGCTCATGACCTGATTGAACAGGCGGTGGCCGGGATCGCCCAGGGCCGGCCCTCACTTTCTCTCACTTGCCCCTCGCCCAATCCTGGGCGAGGGGCGATCGGGCGTCCAGCGTTCCAACCTTTTATCGGCTAACCCGACGTCGTCCGAGCCGTACTCCGCCCGATCGCCCCTTCTCCCAGGATTGGGAGAAGGGGGACGGGGGTTGAGGGCCGAGCGCGCCGCCTGCCGCTAGCTCGCCGCGGCGAAGTCCTTGACGTGCAGCTCGGGGGCGCCGCTGCGGCCGGGGCGGATGCTGAACAGCGCGTCGAGACGGTCGCCGGGGCGCGGCGCGGCCTCGGCCAGGCCGAAGGCGATGCCCCGCCAGACCACGCCGTTGCTGCGCAGGCGCAGTTGCAGGTGCGTGCGGTCGGCGCCCACCGCGCGGCGATCGAGCACCTCCAGCCCGCGGGCAAGGAACTGCGGCTCCGGGTTGCCCAGACCGAACGGCTCCAGGAAGGGAAACCACTGCAGCTCGCGCTTGCCGAAGCCGCCCAGGTCGATCTCGTCGTCGTATTCGAGGGTCGGCGTCAGATCCTGCCCGTCGAGCTGGGCGTGCGCCTGCTCCACCAGCGCCTCGCGCAGCGCCGGCACGTTTTCGCTGGGCGCGGTGAAGCCGCCCGCCTGGCGATGGCCGCCGAAGCGCGTCATCAGCGGCGCCGCGGCGTACAGCGCCTCCACGATGTTGAAGGCGGGGATGCTGCGGGCGCTGCCGCGGCAGCACTCGCCCAGCTGCTGATAGACCACGGCCGGGCGGTGATAGGTATCCGCCAGCCGGCTGGCCACCAGGCCGACGATCCCCTGCTGAATCTTCGCGTGGCCGACCATCAGCAGCGGCGCCTCCGGGTCTTCGTGCTCGATCAGCGTGCGCGAAACCTCGACCGCCTGCAGCGTCTGCTTCTGCCGCTCGACGTTGTGCGCATGGAGCTTCGCCGCCAGCTCGCGCGCCCGCGCCTCGTCGTGCGTGGACAGCAACTCATAGGCCAGGTTCGCGTGCGCGACGCGGCCGGCAGCGTTCAGCCGCGGGCCGAGTTGGAAGCCGAGCGTCCACGCCGTCGCCTTCGCCAGGTCGGCGCCGGCTGCCTCGGCCAGGGCCACGATCCCCGGGCGCGACGTGCGTTGCAGCGCCTTCAGCCCCTGCCGCACCAGCGCGCGGTTCTCGCCCACCAGCGGCGCCATGTCGCACACGGTGGAGAGCGCCACCAGGTCGAGATACCGCTCGGGCGCGAAGGGGCGGCCCAACCGTTCCGCCAGCGCGCCCAGCAGCTTGAAGGCGATGCCGCCGGCCGAGAGCTCGGCGCAGGGATAGACCGAATCGCTGAACTTCGGGTCCACCAGCGCCACGGCGTCTGGCAGGCGTCCGGGGATGCTGTGGTGATCGACGACGATCACGTCGAGGCCGATCTCGTTGGCGTGATCGACCTCGCGGTCGGCATTGATGCCGCAGTCGGCGGTGAGCACGAGCGAGACGCCGCGCCGGCGCAGCTCCGAGAGTGCGGCGCTGTTGACGCCGTACCCCTCGCTGAAGCGATCGGGCAGGTAGGGGATAATGTTGCCGCCGAGCGAGGCGATCCCTTCGACCAGGATCGCGGTGGCCGTGACGCCG encodes:
- a CDS encoding enoyl-CoA hydratase/isomerase family protein, giving the protein MRMTPDGIPVPPPSADDVLFREQDGIGWVTLNRPVVLNAIDWSLRRRLMAALEWAEREDAVKVVILHGAGRSFCAGGDIQSTPSEDGLPSPGAMEICMAIWRLPKPVIAAVQGHAVGQGCELAGICDLTIAAADAKFGEIQIRHGFGPPILISPFLTGPKQAKELLLLGEMYDAYEARRLGLVNRVVPAERLLAEAEQMARKIIALKQSTVRLNKLLVNRVHELAGLPAALDYRADPLVQAYVQGADSTQSEHLRVLRDQGWEAFRASRDALYREQR
- a CDS encoding DUF192 domain-containing protein; its protein translation is MRTVQFINLTRGTTMGREIGVANNPWTRFVGLMGKGSLAEGRGLHIAPCSSVHMFFMRIALDVVYLDAGMRVVKTAPNLKPWRISFGAKGAKSVLELPVGTIRRSRTEPGDQLGSGSLAQ
- the tcuA gene encoding FAD-dependent tricarballylate dehydrogenase TcuA, with protein sequence MTSAQATVSQAEQGQGYDVIVVGAGNAALCAALSAREHGANVLVLEKAPRHLRGGNTAFTAGGFRFAYDGFEQLRPLLPDLSDDETAGIEVGSYPRAQYYDDLMRVTEGLADPGLVETLVNESQATVRWLQQTGVRWVLMYGRQAYRVEGKLRFWGGLVMEAVGGGQGLSDQEFGLCEQTGVAVRYGTKATGLLQDRQGRITGLRVFGPDGSEEIAAGAVVLGAGGFEANPEWRTRYLGQGWELAKVRGTRYNTGDAIRMALEAGAQPFGHWSGCHSVAWDLNAPPFGDLKVGDLFQKHSYPLGIIVNLDGRRFVDEGADFRNYTYVKYGRAILGQPQRTAFQLFDGKVMDILRDEYRIARATKATSDTIGGLAEALGIEREGLERTVDEYNAAVQDGAFNPAVLDGKGTRGIAPPKSNWAQRLDSPPYTGFAVTCGITFTFGGLRIDSATAQALDTEDRPLPGLYACGELVGGLFYHNYPGGAGLMSGAVFGRRAGASAATAALALRRA
- a CDS encoding class I SAM-dependent methyltransferase translates to MLGLRTGLRVLDLAAGWGRTSVELARRGYDVTAFDLSPDLVALGRERAAAAGLAVAFVQGSVRRLPDLGRFDAVCAFYDDCLLSGETEAENLAALQRVAAALRPGGALLFGTTDCPPVLPPCQAATRRENDETIEETITFDAATGTGTSVRMHRHADGRVERFVRRRRHYCLDEAAALLARADLRLAGAWCAYDEALPYGARSEGMVLAARRDAG
- a CDS encoding response regulator, which encodes MANVLIVDDEPTIRRLVQLVLELEGHRVTTAGNGQQALDRVGEQAPDVLLLDVRLPGMDGRELLRRVDALHLDTRVMLLSAMPGLERETAGSADAVLSKPFELEHLVEAVDRLAAR
- a CDS encoding flavin reductase family protein, which translates into the protein MDERAEAAKKTTLLMIPYGLYVLGVKDGDDLNAGTVNWVTQCSFKPPLVAMGVKKDSHLYSQLKSAKTFALSFLESGQKDVAFAFFRPAKVEGNAISGQPFETAETGAPIISSAPAWVEGRIVGEVDSGDHSCMVGEVTNAGLKHEAKLLTLDEVGVKYGG
- a CDS encoding ABC transporter permease, which gives rise to MARAEAAAALPEFIPASVRDLPAGRRAVVRTARFMRKRKLGAFGVVLVIVVLVAAILSPLLQRYDDNRQFVVRNPNYQAAPSGSGNVLAQLQAGKNANDVSEFVTERFQSPNGKHWLGTDAFGRDIYARIIVGARLAALIGIFASLIAVTTGTVCGVISGYFGGLVDLIFQRVVDGVQAFPALVLLLLIVQVFKTPPLWVTIAALGFLGWATSVRVVRSAVLSIRQQPFIEAARSCGAADIRLMLQHVLPNVVAVVLILFSIGIGAYILAEAALSFLGLGPQGVTTWGKMVEAGRNGLDLHPWESLFSGAAITVAVLGFNLAGDALRDELDPRLRGR
- a CDS encoding ABC transporter permease, translated to MGRYIARRLLLNLLVLWIVATLVFFAVRLLKGDYVNERLGANLELSANNPVAIKQARHELGLDQPKWQQYFTYLGQLARGNLGKSFETRRTTWTELGERVPFTLELGTLIALLSFGVAIPVGIISAVRQDTWADYVLRSFSILSVATPVFFIAIVMTFVTLKYHLFTIEIVKSPHFWTDPKAAFFKYLIPAIAGGIAGGAGVMRLLRSQMLEVLRMDYVRTARAKGIAPNGVILRHALKNAMIPVLTVMGLTVSSIIGGQIILENMFGIRGVGNYLLYTITNRDYPPFQGTVIIIAFVVVTVNLLVDIMYAWFDPRIRYT
- a CDS encoding ABC transporter substrate-binding protein; amino-acid sequence: MGQKGGILRAQIPNVFDSTDVHRALGDPTLWTSNYLYNKLVMYSNPDQGTLEPDLSEKFEAPDAATYIFSLRKNVKWQAPISRPFTSADVRWHIERQANGKLLDGSDGGFTRQVFYKTISKLETPDDFTVKLTLAAPNGTFLDRLAAYFSTLPNKETTEKFEATHRTLTEEAMVGTGPFICVQLRAGQEVKFKRNPDYFKPNEPLLDGWVAPLIFEDPVAYRAAFLQKQVESWGSPDPSQTKAVIDQNKGAMTEVLTGVGNTVALIINRNTQFKDVRLVKAMNQAADRQKLIQTFHQGLGQNSGIVTWIQEGFAIPPEELGKLPGYRSDRNQELKEARDLWNAGGGPGLGDVDITVPVTWLANWPDTPQIITKMLNDNLGVSQFKSSQSDYNKDIIPNLGNGKFPHWFGWIGQVNSPDPRNDLRNSYHTKGSTNYNKVGLLPGDPNLDDQIDKAATLVDLKQAVAAVRSIQDVIMANAMFGNITLYNYISRTAYWSYYHPLLKAQASAGKPGAGYNIFAGHLLARYNWIDTKDPSYQGRPPASL